A region from the uncultured Macellibacteroides sp. genome encodes:
- a CDS encoding class II fructose-bisphosphate aldolase has protein sequence MVSYKELGLVNTKEMFAKAVAGGYAIPAFNFNNMEQMQAIVQAAVATKSPVILQVSSGARKYANQTLLRYMAQGAVEYAKELGCEKPQIVLHLDHGDSLELCKSCIDMGFSSVMIDGSHLPYDENVALTKKVVEYAHAHDVTVEGELGVLAGVEDEVSAEHHTYTEPDQVVDFVTKTGVDSLAISIGTSHGANKFTPAQCTRDANGILVPPPLRFDILEEIEKRIPGFPIVLHGSSSVPQDKVATINKYGGAMKDAIGIPEEQLRRAAASAVCKINIDSDGRLAMTAAIREIFATKPAEFDPRKYLGPARDSLKELYAEKINTVLGSANKL, from the coding sequence ATGGTAAGTTACAAAGAGTTAGGTCTGGTAAACACAAAAGAAATGTTTGCAAAGGCTGTTGCAGGTGGATATGCTATCCCTGCTTTCAACTTCAACAACATGGAACAGATGCAGGCTATCGTTCAGGCTGCAGTAGCAACTAAGTCTCCGGTTATCCTTCAGGTATCAAGCGGTGCACGTAAATATGCTAATCAGACATTGCTTCGTTATATGGCTCAGGGTGCTGTAGAATATGCAAAAGAACTAGGTTGCGAAAAACCTCAGATCGTTCTTCACCTGGACCACGGCGATTCATTGGAATTGTGTAAATCATGTATTGACATGGGCTTTTCTTCAGTTATGATTGATGGTTCTCATCTTCCATACGACGAAAACGTTGCATTAACAAAGAAGGTTGTTGAGTACGCTCACGCACACGATGTTACTGTAGAAGGTGAACTTGGCGTATTGGCAGGTGTTGAAGACGAAGTAAGCGCTGAACACCACACATACACAGAACCAGATCAGGTTGTCGATTTCGTAACAAAGACAGGCGTTGATTCATTGGCTATCTCAATTGGTACTTCACACGGAGCAAACAAGTTTACTCCTGCACAGTGCACACGCGACGCCAACGGAATCCTTGTTCCTCCTCCTTTGCGTTTCGATATCCTTGAAGAAATCGAAAAGAGAATCCCTGGATTCCCTATCGTACTTCACGGTTCTTCTTCAGTACCTCAGGACAAGGTTGCAACTATCAACAAATATGGTGGTGCAATGAAAGATGCTATCGGTATTCCTGAAGAACAATTGCGCAGAGCAGCTGCTTCTGCAGTATGTAAGATCAACATTGACTCAGACGGCCGTTTGGCTATGACTGCAGCTATTCGTGAAATCTTCGCTACAAAGCCAGCTGAATTCGACCCACGTAAGTATCTTGGTCCGGCTCGCGATAGCCTGAAAGAACTTTACGCAGAAAAGATCAACACTGTTCTTGGATCTGCAAACAAATTATAA
- a CDS encoding type B 50S ribosomal protein L31 — protein MKKGLHPENYRPVVFKDMSNDDVFITRSTINAKETIELDGVTYPLIKVEISNTSHPFYTGKSKLVDTAGRVDKFMSRYGKRELKK, from the coding sequence ATGAAAAAAGGACTTCATCCTGAAAACTATCGTCCCGTCGTGTTCAAGGACATGTCTAACGACGATGTATTTATTACGCGTTCAACAATCAACGCAAAAGAAACAATTGAACTTGACGGAGTTACTTATCCGCTGATTAAGGTGGAAATCTCTAACACTTCACACCCTTTCTATACCGGTAAGTCTAAACTTGTAGATACAGCAGGTCGTGTAGATAAGTTCATGAGCCGTTACGGTAAACGTGAATTAAAGAAATAA
- a CDS encoding aminoglycoside phosphotransferase family protein, producing MEKTNTQLLHILNQFQIDEDVVAAEPFGNGHINDTLKVTNSKGEIKYILQRINHHIFTNVDMLQNNIYTVTTHIREKLVQKGETDIDRKVLTFLPAKDNKYYYFDGESYWRVCLFIPRSKSYEEVTPELSYEAGKAFGDFQTMLSDLPEGALGETIPNFHNMEFRLQQFNDAVKANAAGRLDEVKELVDEIEKRAKAMCIQEDLYREGKLKKRTNHCDTKVNNIMFDEDGKVLCVIDLDTVMPGFVLSDIGDFIRTGANTGAEDDENLDNVEVNLAIFEAYTRGYMETAKAFLSPEEIKLLPYGGRLLTYMQTVRFLTDYINGDTYYKIHSPKHNLQRTKAQFKLLQSLEANAPEMDEFMQTWL from the coding sequence ATGGAAAAAACAAACACACAACTGCTTCACATCCTGAATCAGTTTCAGATTGATGAGGATGTGGTTGCAGCAGAACCTTTTGGCAACGGACACATCAACGACACCCTTAAAGTAACAAATTCGAAAGGAGAAATCAAATACATTCTTCAGCGTATAAATCACCATATTTTTACCAATGTGGATATGCTTCAAAACAATATCTATACGGTAACTACACATATCAGAGAAAAATTAGTACAAAAAGGAGAAACAGACATCGACCGTAAGGTTCTTACCTTCTTGCCTGCGAAAGATAATAAATATTATTATTTTGATGGCGAAAGCTATTGGAGGGTTTGCCTGTTCATTCCCCGCAGCAAAAGTTATGAAGAGGTTACTCCCGAATTATCTTACGAGGCCGGTAAGGCTTTTGGAGATTTCCAAACCATGCTTTCCGACCTTCCTGAAGGTGCACTGGGAGAAACTATTCCTAATTTCCACAATATGGAATTCCGTCTTCAACAGTTTAACGACGCCGTTAAAGCAAATGCTGCCGGACGTCTCGACGAAGTGAAAGAGTTGGTGGATGAAATAGAAAAACGGGCTAAAGCTATGTGTATACAGGAAGACCTGTATCGCGAGGGTAAGCTGAAGAAGCGCACGAACCACTGTGACACGAAGGTGAACAACATCATGTTCGACGAAGATGGAAAAGTATTGTGCGTAATTGATCTTGATACGGTTATGCCGGGTTTTGTGCTTTCTGATATCGGCGACTTTATCCGTACAGGTGCCAACACAGGTGCCGAAGACGATGAGAATCTGGATAATGTGGAAGTGAATCTTGCTATTTTCGAGGCTTATACCCGCGGATATATGGAAACAGCAAAGGCTTTTCTTTCTCCCGAAGAAATCAAACTGCTTCCTTACGGCGGTCGTTTGCTTACTTACATGCAGACAGTTCGTTTCCTGACGGATTATATCAACGGAGACACTTATTACAAAATACATAGTCCGAAACACAACCTGCAACGCACAAAGGCGCAGTTTAAGTTATTGCAGAGTCTGGAAGCTAACGCTCCGGAAATGGATGAATTCATGCAAACCTGGTTATAA
- a CDS encoding diacylglycerol kinase family protein: MNKKKFSLRRRVRSFKFAFRGISKLVREEHNAWIHCFAAFITVIAGLYFQLSAMEWVAVTFAIGSVLAAEAFNTAIESLSDFASPVYQEAIKHTKDLAAGAVLLVAIAAAIVGLLIFVPKIIQLF; this comes from the coding sequence ATGAATAAAAAGAAGTTTTCCCTAAGGAGGAGGGTTCGCAGTTTCAAATTTGCCTTCAGAGGTATCAGCAAGCTTGTCAGAGAAGAACATAATGCCTGGATTCACTGCTTCGCGGCCTTTATTACGGTGATCGCGGGTCTGTATTTCCAGCTGTCGGCGATGGAATGGGTTGCCGTTACGTTTGCCATTGGCAGTGTACTTGCCGCCGAAGCGTTTAATACAGCCATTGAGTCGCTGTCCGACTTTGCATCTCCTGTTTACCAGGAGGCCATAAAGCACACAAAGGATCTGGCCGCCGGAGCGGTACTGCTGGTTGCCATTGCTGCCGCCATCGTGGGTTTGCTTATTTTTGTTCCTAAAATTATTCAGCTATTTTAA
- a CDS encoding phosphatase PAP2 family protein, producing the protein MNRFTLYIVLVLFFLPTLSANAQSRETVRTSGDVMALVTPVASLVTTLALKDYEGLKQGALAGVTTVATTYALKYIIQKKRPDGSNDLSFPSSHTSISFTGAAFIQRRYGWKWGVPAYLVSSYVGWSRVYGQKHDWLDVTAGAAIGIGSAYLFTRPFADKYKLSVSPVVSDRHCGFYASLCF; encoded by the coding sequence ATGAACAGATTTACATTATATATTGTACTTGTCTTATTCTTTTTACCTACCCTATCTGCCAATGCACAGTCCAGAGAAACCGTACGGACTTCGGGTGATGTAATGGCTTTGGTTACTCCTGTTGCAAGTTTGGTAACCACCCTGGCTCTAAAGGATTATGAGGGATTAAAGCAAGGTGCGCTTGCAGGTGTAACTACCGTAGCAACTACCTATGCACTGAAATATATCATTCAGAAAAAAAGACCGGACGGAAGCAACGATTTGTCGTTCCCGTCCAGTCATACTTCTATATCGTTTACCGGTGCGGCTTTTATTCAACGCCGTTACGGATGGAAATGGGGCGTTCCGGCATACCTTGTATCTTCCTATGTTGGCTGGAGCAGGGTGTACGGACAGAAACACGATTGGTTGGATGTTACTGCCGGAGCCGCCATAGGCATTGGTAGTGCGTACCTGTTCACCCGCCCTTTTGCCGATAAATACAAACTATCAGTCAGCCCCGTTGTATCCGACCGTCATTGCGGATTTTACGCCTCTCTTTGTTTTTAA
- a CDS encoding outer membrane beta-barrel protein, giving the protein MKKVLLMATAFFSLTQLAAGITPMTGDTTILLNNKRIDILETDDRLKVKVYELTADGDSVESEKIFEGIYKDGKSYETRRHMKSITIPVPNWNNDYDPHWAGLGVGFANFADASLSINGVDGVMLNSGKSLDYNLNLFEKAYAFSPYRWAVVTGVGMRWTRYSLDNNEHFMEKDGVTSLFPAPDGVNYISSKLGTTHITIPVLLEWQSPRKNTQLFFSAGLVGSIKTWSSSKVVYRDSNDDKHKKKLDSGMNIRPFAVDVLLQGGIGSIGVYARYSPMTMFEKGKGPDVHPVSIGLQFHL; this is encoded by the coding sequence ATGAAAAAAGTACTACTAATGGCAACTGCCTTTTTCTCACTTACTCAGCTGGCTGCCGGAATTACACCCATGACAGGTGATACCACTATCCTGTTGAACAATAAGAGAATTGATATACTTGAAACAGACGATAGATTAAAGGTAAAGGTATATGAACTTACCGCGGATGGAGATTCTGTTGAAAGCGAAAAGATATTCGAAGGAATATATAAGGATGGCAAAAGTTACGAAACAAGGCGTCATATGAAATCGATTACTATTCCGGTACCTAACTGGAACAACGATTACGATCCCCACTGGGCCGGTTTAGGCGTTGGATTTGCCAACTTTGCGGATGCTTCACTAAGCATTAATGGCGTAGATGGAGTGATGCTTAATTCAGGTAAATCACTCGATTATAACCTCAATCTTTTCGAAAAGGCTTATGCCTTTTCTCCTTACAGATGGGCTGTAGTTACCGGTGTTGGTATGAGATGGACCCGTTACAGCCTTGATAACAATGAACACTTTATGGAAAAAGACGGAGTAACCTCCTTGTTTCCTGCGCCAGACGGAGTAAACTATATTTCCAGCAAGCTAGGAACTACCCATATCACTATTCCTGTACTGTTGGAATGGCAGAGTCCACGTAAAAACACCCAACTGTTTTTCTCTGCAGGTCTTGTTGGCTCTATCAAAACCTGGTCATCTTCCAAAGTTGTTTACCGCGATTCCAACGACGACAAGCATAAAAAGAAACTGGATTCAGGAATGAATATCCGTCCGTTTGCCGTAGATGTACTTCTGCAGGGTGGGATAGGATCAATCGGAGTTTACGCCAGGTATTCACCGATGACCATGTTCGAAAAAGGAAAAGGTCCGGATGTACATCCGGTCTCTATCGGATTACAATTCCATTTGTAA
- a CDS encoding sigma-70 family RNA polymerase sigma factor translates to MELETFKTTVLPLRDKLLKFSLKMTNEGADAEDIVQEAFLKLWYIREKLDGYNSVEALSVQVVKNLCLDRLRAKHTDRMPENGEILLADTSSPEVLLEQQDTVEVIRRIIEKLPTLQQSIIRMKDVEGYELFEIAEITGTQVEAVRVNLSRARKKVREQFLMINR, encoded by the coding sequence ATGGAACTCGAGACATTTAAAACGACCGTATTGCCACTAAGGGACAAACTTTTGAAGTTTTCCCTGAAGATGACGAATGAAGGAGCAGATGCAGAAGATATCGTGCAGGAAGCTTTTTTGAAGTTGTGGTATATCCGGGAAAAATTAGATGGATACAACAGCGTCGAGGCTTTGTCGGTTCAGGTTGTAAAAAATCTCTGCTTAGACCGGTTGCGGGCAAAGCACACCGACAGGATGCCCGAAAACGGAGAGATACTTCTGGCGGATACGTCCAGCCCGGAAGTGTTGTTGGAACAGCAAGATACAGTGGAGGTAATCCGGCGGATAATTGAAAAACTTCCTACGCTTCAGCAAAGCATAATACGTATGAAAGATGTGGAAGGTTACGAGCTTTTTGAAATAGCCGAGATTACTGGGACTCAGGTAGAGGCTGTCCGGGTAAATTTATCCAGGGCGCGTAAAAAAGTGCGGGAACAGTTTTTAATGATAAACAGATAA
- a CDS encoding DUF3256 family protein, translated as MKKILLAICFLFSLNGINAQDMATLFTAMPDQYIPQLENAWRKDLVDLYNSGKEAKLKNTMEGFSTLKKLTPDYLSLQVTDNSAIEIKRLPLVNNTYILCVINTAFGPVADSRISFFTSEWKPLEAADLFTAVTPQWFIREDTDHKDEKFLFAAASLDVQLIQYTLSPDNFTLAATYTTPSYLSKEDREHILPYLKETPRIYKWEKSHFE; from the coding sequence ATGAAAAAAATACTGCTAGCAATTTGTTTTTTGTTTTCGCTGAATGGCATAAATGCCCAGGATATGGCCACTTTATTTACGGCTATGCCCGATCAGTATATTCCCCAGCTTGAAAATGCCTGGCGTAAAGATTTAGTTGATCTGTACAATTCGGGGAAAGAAGCGAAACTTAAAAATACGATGGAGGGTTTTTCTACGCTAAAGAAGCTTACTCCCGATTATCTATCTTTACAGGTTACCGATAATAGCGCGATTGAAATAAAAAGGCTTCCTTTGGTTAATAACACCTACATTTTATGTGTGATAAATACGGCCTTCGGTCCGGTTGCCGATAGCCGTATATCTTTTTTTACCTCAGAGTGGAAACCACTGGAAGCTGCCGATCTTTTTACTGCTGTAACTCCCCAATGGTTTATACGTGAAGATACCGATCACAAAGACGAAAAATTTCTATTTGCTGCAGCGAGTTTAGATGTGCAGCTTATTCAGTACACGCTGAGTCCGGATAATTTTACTCTAGCAGCAACGTATACAACACCAAGCTATCTGAGTAAAGAAGACCGTGAGCATATTCTCCCGTATCTGAAAGAAACTCCCCGTATATATAAATGGGAAAAGTCGCATTTTGAATAA